The following coding sequences are from one Microbacterium wangchenii window:
- the msrA gene encoding peptide-methionine (S)-S-oxide reductase MsrA, which translates to MTSGPTDTGAVTRTPGTETAVLAGGCFWGVEDLIRRQPGVLDTRVGYTGGHNDHATYRNHPGHAEAVEIVFDPTKTTYRDILAFFFQIHDPSTLNRQGNDIGTSYRSAIFPLTPEQERVARDTIADVDASGLWPGKAVTTIEPAGPFWEAEPEHQDYLITYPHGYTCHFPRADWVLPRREQAATA; encoded by the coding sequence ATGACCAGCGGACCCACCGACACCGGAGCCGTCACCCGCACCCCCGGCACCGAGACCGCCGTGCTCGCCGGCGGCTGTTTCTGGGGGGTGGAGGACCTCATCCGCCGTCAGCCCGGCGTGCTCGACACGCGCGTCGGCTACACGGGAGGGCACAACGACCATGCGACCTACCGCAACCACCCCGGCCACGCCGAAGCCGTGGAGATCGTGTTCGACCCCACGAAGACGACCTACCGCGACATCCTGGCGTTCTTCTTCCAGATCCACGACCCGTCGACCCTGAACCGTCAGGGCAACGACATCGGCACGAGCTACCGCTCCGCGATCTTCCCGCTCACCCCCGAGCAGGAGCGCGTCGCGCGCGACACGATCGCCGATGTGGATGCGTCGGGCCTGTGGCCGGGCAAGGCCGTCACCACGATCGAGCCGGCGGGCCCGTTCTGGGAGGCCGAGCCCGAGCACCAGGACTACCTGATCACCTACCCGCACGGGTACACGTGCCATTTCCCGCGCGCGGACTGGGTGCTCCCCCGTCGCGAGCAGGCGGCGACGGCGTGA
- the msrB gene encoding peptide-methionine (R)-S-oxide reductase MsrB, with product MSNEYRKTPEALNRLTPTQFRVTQEEGTEPPFRNRYWDNHEPGIYVDVVSGEPLFSSTDKFDSGTGWPSFTRPLDTSAVVSKTDRTLWMTRTEVRSAIADSHLGHVFDDGPREAGGMRYCMNSAALRFVPLDELDEQGYGAYRTLFTDTKENAS from the coding sequence GTGAGCAACGAGTACCGCAAGACTCCCGAGGCGCTCAACCGCCTCACCCCCACCCAGTTCCGCGTGACGCAGGAAGAGGGCACGGAGCCGCCCTTCCGCAACCGCTACTGGGACAACCACGAGCCGGGCATCTACGTCGACGTCGTCTCGGGCGAGCCGCTGTTCTCCTCGACCGACAAGTTCGACAGCGGGACCGGCTGGCCGAGCTTCACCCGCCCTCTCGACACGTCGGCCGTCGTGTCCAAGACCGACCGTACGCTGTGGATGACGCGCACCGAGGTGCGCTCGGCGATCGCCGACAGCCACCTCGGGCACGTCTTCGACGACGGACCCCGGGAGGCGGGTGGAATGCGCTACTGCATGAACTCCGCCGCCCTGCGCTTCGTCCCCCTCGACGAGCTCGACGAGCAGGGGTACGGCGCCTACCGCACACTTTTCACCGACACGAAGGAGAACGCCTCATGA
- a CDS encoding glutaredoxin family protein, whose product MALLLTMEKTDGSGSVALELYSTSFCGACRRTRAVLDRVRQLLPEITVIEHDVAFEPHLAEARGIRSTPTVIVRGAGGAETMRADGVPTIDHVLVAVARAMDAASAGSHGALPASRDQNSGVHRSPR is encoded by the coding sequence GTGGCGTTGCTCCTCACGATGGAGAAGACGGACGGATCGGGATCGGTGGCGCTCGAGCTGTACTCGACGTCGTTCTGCGGCGCGTGCCGGCGCACGCGTGCGGTCCTGGACCGCGTGCGCCAGCTGCTGCCGGAGATCACCGTCATCGAGCACGACGTCGCGTTCGAGCCCCACCTCGCCGAAGCCCGGGGCATCCGGTCCACCCCGACCGTTATCGTCCGCGGGGCCGGCGGCGCCGAAACGATGCGCGCGGACGGCGTCCCCACGATCGACCACGTCCTCGTCGCCGTCGCCCGCGCGATGGATGCGGCGAGCGCGGGAAGTCACGGCGCGCTCCCAGCTTCGCGGGACCAAAACAGCGGGGTGCATCGTTCTCCCCGGTAG
- a CDS encoding NUDIX hydrolase — protein sequence MSADHAALSARSQLVSLARSVTEAQPVEHGFAARPAAVLILFGVLDARASDHDAQSRAVSRDLDVLLLSRATTLRSHPGQVAFPGGRIDEGDDGPIAAALREAEEETGLDPAGVEVLGALEPIPLEYSRHVVTPVLGWWRHPSPVHVVDDAESADVFRAPVADLLDPAHRGVTVSRAEGREWRAPAFLLPNETGERHLVWGFTGMLLDGLFDRLGWTEPWDRSREVPLPLPVDAR from the coding sequence ATGAGCGCCGATCACGCCGCCCTGAGCGCGCGGTCCCAACTGGTCTCGCTCGCGCGGTCGGTGACCGAGGCGCAGCCGGTCGAGCACGGGTTCGCGGCGAGGCCTGCCGCCGTGCTGATCCTCTTCGGCGTGCTGGACGCACGCGCCAGCGACCACGACGCGCAGTCGCGCGCGGTCTCCCGCGACCTCGACGTGCTGCTGCTCTCGCGCGCCACGACGCTGCGCTCGCACCCGGGGCAGGTGGCGTTCCCCGGCGGCCGGATCGACGAGGGCGACGACGGACCGATCGCGGCCGCGCTCCGCGAGGCCGAGGAGGAGACGGGCCTGGATCCTGCCGGAGTGGAGGTGCTGGGGGCGCTGGAACCCATCCCGCTGGAGTACTCGCGGCACGTCGTGACCCCGGTGCTCGGATGGTGGCGGCATCCCTCTCCCGTGCACGTCGTGGACGACGCGGAATCGGCGGACGTGTTCCGCGCGCCTGTGGCGGATCTGCTGGATCCCGCCCACCGCGGCGTGACGGTCAGCCGGGCGGAGGGACGCGAGTGGCGTGCGCCGGCGTTCCTCCTGCCGAACGAGACGGGCGAGCGGCACCTGGTGTGGGGCTTCACCGGGATGCTGCTGGATGGTCTGTTCGACCGGCTCGGCTGGACCGAGCCGTGGGACCGGTCGCGCGAAGTGCCGCTGCCGTTGCCGGTCGACGCGCGCTGA
- a CDS encoding nuclear transport factor 2 family protein, with the protein MAIDLTELLRLEHAGWTALCDGTGGEFYGTVMTEDAVMVLADGSVLDRGAVVASLDDAPAWSAYEITDERLIGLGPDSAAFVYRGRAFRASGGPPFDAVMTSVYVREDGGWRLALYQQTPVPAEESVEL; encoded by the coding sequence ATGGCGATCGATCTGACCGAACTCCTCCGGCTCGAGCATGCGGGATGGACCGCCCTGTGCGATGGCACGGGAGGGGAGTTCTACGGCACCGTCATGACCGAAGACGCCGTCATGGTGCTCGCCGACGGCTCGGTGCTCGACCGCGGCGCCGTCGTGGCGTCGCTGGATGATGCGCCGGCGTGGTCGGCGTACGAGATCACCGACGAGCGGCTCATCGGCCTCGGCCCCGACTCCGCCGCGTTCGTGTACCGCGGCCGGGCGTTCCGGGCATCCGGCGGCCCGCCCTTCGACGCGGTCATGACGAGCGTCTACGTGCGGGAGGACGGCGGATGGCGCCTCGCGCTGTACCAGCAGACCCCGGTTCCGGCCGAGGAGAGCGTCGAGCTGTGA
- a CDS encoding dihydrofolate reductase family protein: MDEMPPQSATGKVLWHFTMSLDGFVAGPGHTMEWMYGIHDRPGLIDEYTSTTGAVLGGRDGWEAYPDASATYGGQWQGATFVLTHHPEDAAPSAGVTFLSCDVAEAVAIARAAAGGKNVEVLSPSLGRQLLERGLLDEIDIHIAPVLLGDGIRLYDNPGGQPVPLTLVNGDAGRVTVDVRYRPVPSPG, translated from the coding sequence ATGGATGAGATGCCGCCGCAGTCGGCGACCGGCAAGGTGCTGTGGCACTTCACGATGTCACTCGACGGATTCGTCGCGGGCCCCGGGCACACGATGGAGTGGATGTATGGAATCCACGATCGCCCCGGCCTCATCGACGAGTACACCTCCACCACCGGCGCGGTCCTGGGCGGGCGCGACGGATGGGAGGCGTACCCCGACGCGTCGGCGACCTACGGCGGGCAGTGGCAGGGGGCGACGTTCGTGCTGACGCACCACCCCGAGGATGCCGCGCCGTCGGCGGGCGTCACGTTCCTCTCGTGCGACGTGGCAGAGGCCGTCGCGATCGCGCGCGCGGCAGCCGGCGGCAAGAACGTCGAGGTGCTCTCCCCCTCTCTCGGGCGTCAGCTGCTCGAACGGGGACTGCTGGATGAGATCGACATCCACATCGCCCCCGTGCTGCTGGGTGACGGCATCCGCCTGTACGACAACCCCGGCGGGCAGCCCGTCCCGCTCACGCTCGTGAACGGCGACGCCGGGCGTGTCACCGTCGACGTACGCTACCGGCCGGTGCCCTCACCCGGATGA
- a CDS encoding thiamine pyrophosphate-dependent enzyme produces MADNVAEQLIQQLQDAGVTRIYGIVGDSLNPIVDAVRRTGGSAEGGIDWIHVRNEEAAAFAAASEAQLTGNLAVCAGSCGPGNLHLINGLYDAHRSGAPVLAIASHIPTVEIGSGYFQETHPERLFTECSNYCELVSTPEQSPRVVNSAIRHATGGSGVAVVVLPGDLAADKAAGAAPPFAPARRGRIAPHPVDVEKLAAAIAEAEKITLFVGDGARDAREQVLAFAGHLQAPMGHTLRGKPWIQYDNPFDVGMSGLLGYGATDWAMKEADLLLLIGTDFPYAQFFPDGEHVTIAQIDADATRLGRRAAVRHPVHGDVGRTLAALQEFLPARTDRTFLDHALARHRRALEDAVAVYTDSDDAPIHPERAMTAIDRAAASDAVFTADTGMGNVWQARYVTPTRDRRLLGSYVHGSMANALPQAIGAQFAHPDRQVIAIAGDGGLSMLLGELITAAAYRLPINVFVFNNSTLGLVKLEMLVNGYPDFGVDVPMVDFAALAGSLGFLAQRVTDPADLDAAITTALAHPGPALVDIVTDPNALSVPGTVTAQQVTRFGLSMAKLVLGAEQTGGLRQVVDTAKSNIRHLRGL; encoded by the coding sequence GTGGCAGACAACGTCGCCGAACAACTGATTCAGCAGCTCCAGGATGCGGGGGTCACGCGCATCTACGGCATCGTCGGCGACTCGCTCAACCCGATCGTCGACGCCGTGCGCCGCACCGGCGGCTCCGCCGAGGGCGGCATCGACTGGATCCACGTGCGCAACGAGGAGGCTGCCGCCTTCGCCGCGGCCTCCGAAGCCCAGCTCACGGGGAACCTCGCCGTGTGCGCGGGCAGCTGCGGGCCGGGGAACCTCCACCTCATCAACGGGCTCTACGACGCGCATCGCTCCGGTGCGCCGGTCCTGGCGATCGCGAGCCACATCCCGACCGTGGAGATCGGCTCGGGCTACTTCCAGGAGACGCACCCCGAGCGCCTGTTCACCGAGTGCTCCAACTACTGCGAACTGGTCTCGACCCCCGAGCAGTCGCCGCGCGTGGTGAACTCCGCGATCCGCCACGCCACCGGCGGATCCGGGGTCGCCGTGGTCGTGCTGCCCGGCGACCTGGCCGCCGACAAGGCGGCCGGCGCCGCCCCGCCCTTCGCCCCCGCCCGCCGCGGACGGATCGCCCCGCACCCCGTCGACGTCGAGAAGCTGGCCGCCGCGATCGCCGAGGCCGAGAAGATCACGCTGTTCGTCGGCGACGGAGCGCGCGACGCCCGCGAGCAGGTCCTCGCGTTCGCCGGCCACCTGCAGGCGCCGATGGGGCACACCCTGCGCGGGAAGCCGTGGATCCAGTACGACAACCCGTTCGACGTCGGCATGTCGGGGCTCCTCGGCTACGGCGCGACGGACTGGGCGATGAAGGAGGCCGACCTGCTGCTCCTGATCGGCACCGACTTCCCCTACGCCCAGTTCTTCCCCGACGGAGAGCACGTCACCATCGCGCAGATCGATGCGGATGCGACACGCCTGGGCCGCCGGGCAGCCGTCCGCCACCCGGTGCACGGCGACGTGGGCCGCACCCTCGCGGCGCTGCAGGAGTTCCTTCCCGCCCGCACCGACCGGACGTTCCTCGACCACGCGCTCGCCCGGCACCGCAGGGCCCTCGAGGACGCCGTGGCGGTGTACACCGACTCCGACGACGCGCCGATCCATCCCGAGCGCGCGATGACCGCGATCGACCGGGCCGCCGCATCCGATGCCGTCTTCACCGCCGACACCGGCATGGGCAACGTCTGGCAGGCCCGCTACGTCACCCCCACGCGCGATCGGCGGCTCCTCGGCTCGTACGTGCACGGATCGATGGCCAACGCACTGCCGCAGGCCATCGGCGCGCAGTTCGCGCATCCCGACCGGCAGGTGATCGCGATCGCCGGCGACGGCGGCCTGTCGATGCTGCTGGGCGAGCTCATCACCGCCGCCGCATACCGCCTGCCGATCAACGTCTTCGTGTTCAACAACTCCACCCTGGGACTGGTGAAGCTGGAGATGCTCGTCAACGGCTACCCCGATTTCGGCGTGGACGTGCCGATGGTCGACTTCGCCGCGCTCGCGGGGAGCCTCGGGTTCCTCGCGCAGCGCGTGACCGATCCCGCCGACCTGGATGCCGCGATCACCACCGCTCTCGCCCATCCCGGCCCGGCGCTGGTCGACATCGTCACCGATCCGAACGCCCTCTCGGTGCCGGGGACAGTCACCGCCCAGCAGGTCACCCGGTTCGGGCTGTCCATGGCCAAGCTCGTCCTCGGCGCCGAGCAGACCGGAGGCCTGCGTCAGGTCGTCGACACCGCCAAGAGCAACATCAGGCACCTGCGGGGGCTCTGA
- a CDS encoding pyridoxamine 5'-phosphate oxidase family protein has protein sequence MTADTSELTKLNELLKGFRFAMVTTRTAEGKLVAHPLTVQETEFDGDLWFVISRKASAVEHVRLDPTVGVSFSSNDSWLSLSGTAHVVEDDAKLREQWNAGLEAWFPEGPEDPDIVLLKVDADSAEYWDSPGGRVASLVAFVKHKVTGDRMEGENEKIDL, from the coding sequence ATGACCGCCGATACCTCTGAACTGACCAAGCTGAACGAGCTGCTGAAGGGTTTCCGTTTCGCGATGGTGACCACCCGCACCGCCGAGGGCAAGCTCGTGGCCCATCCGCTGACCGTGCAGGAGACCGAATTCGACGGCGACCTGTGGTTCGTCATCAGCCGCAAGGCCTCCGCGGTCGAGCACGTGCGCCTCGACCCCACGGTGGGCGTCTCGTTCAGCAGCAACGACTCGTGGCTGTCGCTGTCGGGCACCGCGCACGTCGTGGAGGATGACGCGAAACTGCGCGAGCAGTGGAACGCGGGACTGGAGGCGTGGTTCCCGGAAGGGCCGGAGGACCCCGACATCGTGCTGCTGAAGGTGGACGCCGACAGCGCGGAGTACTGGGACAGCCCCGGCGGCCGCGTCGCGAGCCTCGTCGCCTTCGTCAAGCACAAGGTGACCGGCGACCGCATGGAGGGCGAGAACGAGAAGATCGACCTGTGA
- a CDS encoding SDR family NAD(P)-dependent oxidoreductase, with the protein MARTIVITGASDGIGAASARQLSEAGEHVVVVGRDPEKTRTVAEALDAPWHVADYSDLSQVRELAAVLTESYPRIDVLANNAGGIFGDRTVTRDGFELTFQVNHLGGFLLTNLLRDRLRESGATVIQTSSVAALRFARFDIDDLQGERRFSPGAAYGNAKLANILFTKELHRRYGDAGIHPVAFHPGAIASGFAAASVGPWRFLYTNPVMKRVLTSTEIGGSRLTWLAMGKPGVDWRPGEYYANNRVARTSRPADDPALAKMLWDRSAAMIGITEG; encoded by the coding sequence ATGGCGCGCACGATCGTGATCACCGGCGCCAGCGACGGGATCGGCGCGGCATCGGCCCGGCAGCTGAGCGAGGCGGGTGAGCACGTCGTCGTGGTGGGTCGCGATCCGGAGAAGACCCGGACGGTGGCGGAGGCTCTCGACGCACCCTGGCACGTCGCCGACTACAGCGATCTGTCGCAGGTGCGGGAACTGGCCGCCGTGCTGACGGAGTCCTATCCCCGCATCGACGTGCTCGCCAACAACGCCGGCGGGATCTTCGGAGACCGCACGGTGACCCGCGACGGGTTCGAGCTGACCTTCCAGGTGAACCACCTGGGCGGGTTCCTGCTCACGAACCTGCTGAGGGATCGGCTGCGGGAGAGCGGTGCGACCGTCATCCAGACCTCCAGCGTGGCGGCCCTCCGGTTCGCGCGCTTCGACATCGACGATCTGCAGGGGGAGCGCCGGTTCTCCCCGGGCGCGGCGTACGGCAATGCGAAGCTCGCGAACATCCTGTTCACGAAGGAACTGCACCGTCGCTACGGGGATGCCGGGATCCACCCGGTGGCGTTCCACCCGGGCGCCATTGCGAGCGGCTTCGCTGCCGCATCCGTCGGACCGTGGCGTTTCCTCTACACGAATCCGGTGATGAAGCGCGTGCTGACCTCGACGGAGATCGGCGGGTCGCGGCTGACGTGGCTCGCGATGGGCAAGCCCGGCGTGGACTGGCGGCCGGGGGAGTATTACGCGAACAACCGCGTGGCGCGCACCAGCCGGCCGGCCGACGATCCGGCGCTCGCGAAGATGCTGTGGGATCGCAGC